A window from Setaria italica strain Yugu1 chromosome VIII, Setaria_italica_v2.0, whole genome shotgun sequence encodes these proteins:
- the LOC101753475 gene encoding putative F-box protein PP2-B12, translated as MEDIRLPADVLLSVISRAAAGPRDACIVATVSPAFRAAADSDTVWSRFLPADFAPLVYPAPPPRSKKELFLRLSGNHALLEDGLTSAWLDRETGAKCYMVAARAMRIIWVDTPDYWRWIPREDSRFPTCAELLAVCWLDISGTITCRMLSGDTRYAAYLVFKMTDDCYGLDSPLQQASVSVGEGTSTHSVCLQGYVGDEENDISEEGLPPRLPHERPDGWMEVELGDWYNHGGDDIEVRASVKETRFGGNWKKGLIVQGLEFRPKN; from the exons ATGGAGGACATTCGGCTGCCGGCGGACGTCCTCTTGTCGGTgatctcccgcgccgccgcggggccgaGGGATGCCTGCATCGTCGCCACGGTGTCGCCGGCGTTCCGCGCAGCGGCCGACTCCGACACCGTCTGGTCACGCTTCCTCCCGGCTGACTTCGCCCCGCTCGTCTACCCGGCGCCTCCGCCAAGATCCAAGAAGGAGCTCTTCCTTCGCCTCTCTGGAAACCATGCCCTCCTTGAAGACGGCCTCACG AGCGCGTGGCTGGACAGGGAGACCGGCGCTAAGTGCTATATGGTTGCGGCCAGGGCTATGAGGATTATCTGGGTGGACACGCCGGACTACTGGCGCTGGATCCCGCGCGAAGACTCAAG GTTCCCGACATGCGCTGAACTGTTAGCGGTTTGTTGGCTGGACATCTCCGGTACCATAACATGCAGGATGCTATCAGGTGACACGCGCTATGCAGCCTACCTGGTATTCAAGATGACCGATGACTGCTATGGCCTGGATTCTCCTCTTCAGCAGGCATCGGTCAGCGTCGGAGAGGGCACATCAACCCACTCGGTCTGCCTACAGGGCTACGTGGGCGACGAAGAGAACGACATAAGTGAGGAAGGACTTCCACCTAGGCTCCCACATGAGAGGCCTGATGGTTggatggaggtggagctagGAGACTGGTACAACCATGGAGGCGACGACATAGAGGTTCGTGCCAGTGTGAAGGAGACCAGGTTTGGAGGCAACTGGAAGAAAGGGCTTATTGTTCAGGGCCTTGAATTTAGACCTAAGAACTGA